A genomic stretch from Leptotrichia sp. HSP-536 includes:
- a CDS encoding histidine phosphatase family protein: MNRELKLYIMRHGETEWNMLEKFQGQLNSALTERGIEKIVKTGKELENVKFKAVYTSELGRTIDTAEIILENNNFEKKKDVEKRLKLEKLSELNEIYFGEWQGMDFKEIFLKYPEEAHNYFYDVKNYCAENVKGEELKDGLERFLSGLKKIVNDNEEGNILIVTHGAVLELFFNYIESKEADDFDERNLIGNGEYRIFTYKNGKYVMETFEKKL, from the coding sequence ATGAATAGAGAATTGAAATTGTATATTATGAGGCATGGGGAAACAGAATGGAATATGTTGGAGAAGTTTCAAGGACAGTTAAATTCGGCACTTACAGAAAGAGGAATTGAAAAAATTGTAAAGACAGGGAAGGAGCTTGAAAATGTGAAATTTAAAGCTGTTTATACGAGTGAGCTGGGGAGAACTATTGACACAGCTGAGATAATTTTGGAGAATAATAATTTTGAAAAGAAAAAGGATGTTGAAAAAAGATTGAAATTGGAAAAATTGTCTGAATTGAATGAAATTTATTTTGGAGAATGGCAAGGAATGGATTTTAAGGAAATTTTTTTGAAATATCCAGAAGAGGCTCATAATTATTTTTATGACGTTAAAAATTATTGTGCAGAAAATGTGAAAGGAGAAGAATTGAAAGATGGACTTGAAAGATTTTTATCAGGCTTGAAAAAAATTGTGAATGATAATGAAGAAGGGAATATTTTAATTGTAACTCATGGAGCGGTTTTAGAATTGTTTTTTAATTATATTGAAAGTAAGGAAGCTGATGATTTTGATGAAAGGAACTTAATCGGAAATGGTGAATATCGGATATTTACTTATAAAAATGGGAAATATGTGATGGAAACTTTTGAAAAAAAATTATAA